In a single window of the Osmerus eperlanus chromosome 4, fOsmEpe2.1, whole genome shotgun sequence genome:
- the tcea2 gene encoding transcription elongation factor A protein 2, whose translation MAKDQEVERIAKKLDKMVHKKNTDGAIDLLRELKNTKMSLETLQSTRIGMSVNAVRKQSVDEEVQTLAKSLIKSWKKLLDGSEGKVEEKRKEDSPLRLASSSKDGPGSSEKIKKQEAPKTPATPTTPTTPRSTSFPPAPVTTDSVRTKCRELLVAALQTDDDHKTIGADCEHLAAQIEDSIYQEFKSTDVKYKSRLRSRISNLKDQKNPDLRRNVLCGNISPERIANMTAEEMASNELKEMRKALTKESIREHQLSKVGGTETDMFQCGKCRGKNCTYTQVQTRSADEPMTTFVLCNECGNRWKFC comes from the exons atggcGAAGGACCAGGAGGTCGAACGCATTGCTAAAAAGCTGGACAAAATGGTGCACAAGAAAAACACG GATGGTGCCATTGACTTGCTGAGGGAACTAAAAAACACAAAGATGTCTTTAGAAACTCTCCAG tccacCAGGATTGGTATGTCTGTGAATGCAGTGAGAAAGCAGAGTGTTGATGAAGAGGTCCAGACCTTGGCAAAGTCCTTGATCAAGTCCTGGAAGAAACTGCTTG ATGGTTCGGAGGgtaaggtggaggagaaaaggaaagaggatTCCCCTCTGAGGTTAGCATCCAGCTCCAAGGATGGCCCTGGCTCCAGCGAGAAGAT tAAGAAACAGGAGGCTCCAAAGACCCCCGCCACCCCTacgacccccaccacccccaggtccacctccttccctcctgcccCTGTCACCACAGACAGCGTGCGTACCAAGTGTAGAGAGCTACTGGTGGCTGCACTGCAGACagacg ATGACCACAAGACCATCGGAGCTGACTGTGAACACCTGGCTGCTCAGATAGAGGATT CCATCTATCAGGAGTTCAAGTCGACAGACGTCAAGTACAAGAGCCGCCTGCGGAGCCGCATCTCCAACCTGAAGGACCAGAAGAACCCGGACCTGCGACGCAACGTTCTCTGTGGAAACATCTCCCCTGAGCGCATCGCCAACATGACCGCCGAG GAGATGGCCAGTAATGAGCTGAAGGAGATGAGGAAGGCCCTGACCAAGGAGTCCATCAGGGAACACCAGCTGTCTAAAGTAGGGGGCACAGAGACGGACATGTTCCAGTGCGGCAAGTGTAGGGGCAAGAACTGTACCTACACACAG GTGCAGACACGCAGTGCTGATGAACCGATGACCACCTTTGTGCTGTGCAACGAGTGTGGGAACCGCTGGAAG TTCTGTTGA